The Sulfurovum riftiae region AGCAATAAAAGATCATACACTTTGTCATACACTGCATCATGTGCATCTTCAGAATTGGCAAAACAGTCTACTTCATAACCGCTGTCTTCCAAAAACTCCTGCATGCTCAGTGCAAGCATGGATTCATCTTCCAAAATAAGAATTTTCATTTTACAACCCCTATCTTTTTTTCATTATATTTGTTTTGAAGGATAATATCTATCAACTCCTCTTTACTATACTCTCGGAGTATTTCTTTTGCTTCAGCTTCCAGTGCTGTTTTATCTTCCTTCTTTAATTTGGGGAGCAACGCAATGAGATCTTTGTCGTAACCACTTTTAAAACTTCCATAGGGATGTTGCCAATTTGCAACTACCTCTTCCATATCTTCATCCGAAAACTGTGTAAAAAATGATCTTCTGTGATTGCTCTTTTCATATTCATCCAACGCTTCCCTGGAAAGTGTTAATAGATATACTCCTATTTTTTCTCCTATACCATTATACATAGGTTCCAGAATATACAATCTTTTCTTCTCGTAAATATAACTTTTTCCCTCCAGCTTCTTCCAGTCCAACATTTCGATCTTTTTCTTCAAATAGGGATTAAAAGAGTGATTGGCTATAACATACCCGTGCAAGAAAGGAAAGTTCTGCATTAATTCTGCCTGCTTCAAATACTTTTCATCCATGAGCACAAACAGGTCAATCCCTTTTTTATTCAATTTTTCGGCAAACTCATCCACAAATTTGATGACTTCCAGATAGCCCAGCAGTTTTTTACCGCTGTAGATGGGAATAGTGGCTTTAAAGGTAAGCAATCTCCCCACCTCCATACCCACTTTTGGTTTTTTGTTGGTCTTCAATTTTCTAAGATCATCACGAAACCACCATATAGGCATACCTTCATACCCTTCGTCCCAACTTCTTGCAAAAATGAAAAAATCCGGGGTCAATACCTGTATACGCAGTGATTTCAGGTGTGTATACTTTCTAAAACGCTGTGTAATGCGTGTCAATATTTCATAGCCTTTGGCTTCGTCATCTGCACTCAACGCATTTTTCAGACCACCATCTTCCGCCAATGCCAAAGAAAAAGTAAGAAGATCAGACATTTCATACGCAAGGCCCGCTTCAAAATTACTGGTCACATGGTCACTCAGTGTTGCCAGTCGGTCTTTTTCACTTTTCGTAAAAAAGAAAAAGACCGATGCCAGAAGTATGACCAGCACAAGGAAGGTAACCCACAAAGAGATTTTATTTAATTGTTTCATCAAGCTAATGCTACGAAACAAACACTATATTTGCGCTTAAGGTCACTTCAAACACTTTTACACATTTTTTACACACTGCTGCTACTATACTGCTGAACAACATACATATATAAAGGAAAAACATGAAAAAATTTATGAGTCTGGCACTTTTAGCATCGATATGCATTTTGCCACTGACAGCAGGCCATCCGGAGACAGACAAGCTGATCGAGAAAGCCCAGAAAGATGCCGGTGAGATCACACCGAAAGCACTTAAAGCCATGCTTGACAAAGAAGAAGATGTCATTATACTGGATGTCAGGGAAAGCGAACAGAGAGCAGAAGGAGAGATCTATGCAGACAATTATATTGCCATCACACGAGGTAATTTGGAATTTCAGGTGCTCAACAAGATCAAAAATAAAGATGCCCGCATCATCACCTATTGTCGCGGAGGAAGCCGTGGCGCACTTGCTGCACAGACACTCAGAAAACTCGGTTATAAAAATGCCACTAATCTGAAGGGCGGACTTAAAGGCTGGGCCAAAGCGGGCTATCCCATTGAAACCGGTCTTGGCGTGACGACACTTACCAAAGAATAGCGTCACAGGAAACATACCAACCCAACAAATACGAAGGATACAAAATGAGAAAAGTACTTCTGATACTGCTGCTTGCAGGTATGAATCTGCTGCTGGCAGAAGAGCATGCAGCAAAAGTGGTGTATGACCTTACAACAAAGGATCTGGAAAAATTCGAACGTAATATACTGAAAGGCATTGTCGTCAACAAGGCACATTACGAAAGCACTTTAAAAGAATTTGATGTCACCGTCGTGATCCATGGCGGTGCCTACAGATTTTTCACCAAAGATCCGGAAAACAGCATATTTAAAGATGATACCGCACTCATAAAAACCTATAAAGATCTGGCCAAACGTATAGCGTCCATGGCAAAGAACTATGATGTTGAATTTTTAATGTGCGGTGCGGCCATGCCGAGAAATAAACTTGAAGCAAAAGATGTATATAATTTTGTCAAGATCATCCCCAATTCGACCATTGGACTGATAGACAGACAGAATGATGGTTATGCATATATACCTGTTGGAAACTAGGAGACAAAGATGGCAAAGATCACACGAAGAGGTTTCATCAAAGGTGCGGCTGTTATGTCAGCTGCACCCTTTTTAACGGAAGCCAATGAAAAAAAACCTGAAACACTGAAATTTATTCATATTACGGATTCGCATATGGACCTCAGCAACAATGAAAGTGTGGATGCCATGATACTGATGGTGGAATTCATTAACAAAAACCATAAAGATCTTGATTTTGTACTTTTTGGAGGAGACAACTTCAACAACAATGTCGAAGGCAATAAAGATGCCCTTGCCTACAAAGAGATCGTGGAGAAACTCTCCTGCCCTGCCTACCATGTCAGAGGGAACAAGGAGTCACACCCCAACCCGGATGATGCCATCCATTTGGAGGAGTTCAAAACACTTTTCGTCTCTTCTCCTGCACTTAAAGTAAATGGAAAAGACTGGCTTCTTGAAACGAAAGGATATGCTCTTTTGGGACTTGACAGCTGTATTGAAGGTGCCAACAACGGTAAATATACAGAAGAGACAATGCAATTCGCCGAATCCGTACTTAAAACAGGGAAACCTACGATTATTCTGAACCACCATCCCTATACGAACTACTGGAAGGGGACGGATCCCAAAGATATCCATAAATATGTACTGAACAATACGGAAGAGGTACAAAAACGTCTGTTTGGTTTTGACAACCTCATACTGACACTCTCAGGGCACAAACACATTGACTCTGTGACAAAGATCAATCAAACCAATGTCATTGTGACCCGTGGATTTATCCGTCCGCTCGATATGGATATGTACCCTATGCGGCTTGTTGAGATCACAGAGGGGAAGGTAAGTGAGAAGCTGATCTATACTGCTTAGATTTTAAACGAAAAAGTGGAACCGACATCTAATGCAGAGCTGATTTCCAGTTCACTGTCATGAAGTGTCAGAATTGTTTTGACAATGGAGAGTCCAAGCCCCATGGAATTGTCCCAGTTATGTGTCCCCGAACGGTAGAATTTCTTGGTCACTTTTCCCAGGTCTTTTTCACTGATACCGCTTCCTTTGTCGATCACGGAGATACGGTCTTCATCGATCTTCAATGTAACGGTATCTTTGGAGTATTTCAGAGCATTCTCCATCAGGTTCTTGAGGACCAGTTCGATGAGTGTCCGGTCTGCTTCGACCGTACGTTCTTCTCCGATGATCTCTATCTCGCGATCCTTATAAGACTCCTGCAGTGCCGCCTTGACCTCATTGGCCAGTGAAAGTATGTTGAATGTGCTCTTGTGGAGCGTTGCTTCACCACTCTCGAATTTGTTCCACAATATCAAACGGGAAAGCAGTGATTCGATCTTTTGGCCGTTGCTATAGACCTTGCCCAGGAATTTTTCCTGCAACTCCTTGGGAATATCGGGATCTTCCTGCAGCGTCTGTGAATAACCCATAATGGAAGCAATTGGATTTCTGAATTCATGGGCAATGGCAGAGAGCATATCGGCACGCTGGCGGTTCTTCAGTTTGAGTTTGGCATTGTAGCGCTGTTTGATATCTTCACGCTTCTTGGCACTCTTGAGTACACGGATCAGGTTCTCGTTGATCTCTTCGAATTCATGGGTGAAAAAACGTGTTTCGTAATCGATCTGCTCTATCTCATCGAGATTTTTAAGGTATTTGTTGATCACTTCAAGTTCGTTCTGCATGCGTTTTGCACCGCGGTAGATGGAAAATATGAAAAGTGCGAAAGCCAGGCCCAAAAGCGTTATGGCAAGGATAGTATCGACCTGTTCCTTCATGACGATAACGATCAATACGGAGAAAAGGATAAAGACAAAGACAGCAAGTGTGACCAGCCTTGCCATCACATACTCTGTAAATTTCGGTTTGGTGAACACGCTTCGCTACTCCTCTGACTCTGGATTTAACCGTTAAAGACCTACTGTTTTTTCAGGGGAACCTTCTGTTCCACACTGTCGATGAAACTGATGAAGTCATCGACCTTGTAGTATCCAACGAGCGATTCAAGGAGTTCTTTATCGGCCGTCATGAAAAAGATGGTAGGCACACCGTCGATCTTCGGCAGTGCCTCCACAGCCTTTTTATTCTCTTCCATGACCTTTACCGTCACATACGGGACAAGTCTTTTTTCGACGCTTTCATCACCAAGGGTGCGGTATTTCATCTTTTTGCACCATCGGCAATGCTCGCCTTCGACCATGACCATCACGACCTTCTGCTCTTTCTGTGCTTTGTCGAATGCACTTTCCAGATCTGGTTGCCACGCAATTTCTGCAAACAGTACCGTCGCCATCAGTAAAGCATAGGCCATCACGACCTTTTTCATTGTATTCATCTCTTATTCCTCATCGTTAAAATGCGCGACCAGATCTTTAAAGACATGGTAAAGTGCTTCGACTTCTGCTATGGAGGTTCTCTCATTGGGTGCATGGATCGTATCGTTGATGACACCGAATTCGACCACATCGATGCCGAATGCACCCATGAAGCGTGCATCACTGGTACCCCCTGCGGTCGACAGTTTCGTCTCGACTCCTGTCACCTTCCTGATACTCTGCTGCAGGTGTCCGACCACTTTGGAGTCGTGCCTGGTCACAAAAGGGTACGACCCCTGTGTCAACACAAGGATATGTTCCATATCTTCGAGGACTTCATCGATATGGAGTTTAACACTCTCCTGTGTAGTTTTTGTGGAGTTGCGCACATTGAACATGATCTTGAGCTCTCCGGGGGTCACATTCGTCACTTCCATGCCGCCCCGTATATCGGTAATGACCATCTGGCTGGGCGCGAAATCCTCATCTCCGTCATCTAGATGGATACCTGCAAGCCTGTGAAGCACTGTCGATATCTGGTGGACCGGATTGACCGCTTTTTCGGGGTAGGCTGCATGCCCCTGCTTCCCTTTGATGGTAAGGTAGCCGTTGATGGAACCCCTTCGTCCTATCTTGATGGCATCCCCGAATGTCATTTCACAGGTCGGTTCCGCCACGATACAGTAGTCGGGAAGCATACCGATCGTTTTGAGATGTTCCAGCATGATCACCGTACCGTGTGTCGCTTCTCCCTCTTCATCCGATGTCAACAGAATGGAGAGACGGCCTTTGAAACCGTCACACTCCCTGACTGTCTCAAGGAACGCTGCAACACCGCTCTTCATATCCTGTGCCCCGCGGGCATAGATATTCCCCTCCTTGATGACCGGGACAAAAGGGTTGGTATGCCAGCCTTTGCCGGCAGGTACGACATCGACATGCCCTGCGAAACAGAGGTGAGGTCCTTCGGAGAACTCTTTGGTCAGAAAAAGGTTCTTCACCCCTTCATCGTTCACATAGATTGCTTCGAATCCTTCCATATAGTTTTCTATGAACGCCAGGGATCCCGCATCATCCGGCGTAATGGATTCAAAACTCAACAGTTTCATCAAAAGGTCAACTACATTCATTTTTTCTCTTTAAAATTCTTAATCATGCAGAGGTAGTCTGCAATATTCTCGAAACGGTGGTTCCCGCCGTACTCTATGACCACTCTGTGGCGTTCATAGAGAAGATGGGCTTTGGTATAGTCAAGTATCTCATCTTCACTCTGCAGCAGCACCAGATACCTGCCATGTTCGATACGTCCTTTGAGGTCCTTGAGCTGCTCGATATAGACCGGCTTGAACTCGAAACGCTCATCGTCACAGTAACGCTGCTGCCACCCTACATACATTTTGAGTGTTTCATAAGGTTCTGTAGAAGGATTGAGAAGTACCGCTTTCATCCCATATTTTTCTGCCAGATGTGTGGCATAGAAAGCACCCAGAGAGGAACCGACGATCAGGTCAACGGGTTCTTTTGCAAGTATCTTTTCAAGAAAAGGGATCACTTCGATCGGTGCATAGGGAAGGTCGGGGGCAAGTACTTTCTCCTCGCCGAAATAGGCCTTGAGTGCTGTGTATTTCTCTCCTTTTCCGCAAGAGGCAAAACCATGCAGGAAAAGGATCTTGGACATCTTATTTCTCTACCTCGCCGCGATAGGACATGATCCCGCCGATATGGTTCAATGTTCTGTTATGGCCATTTTGTGCAAAGACCTGCTGTACCTGTCCGCTTCTGCTTCCTGTACGGCAGGTAAAGATAACATATTTGTCTTTGGTCGATTCAAAGAGCTCCTGTGCCCACTGCTGGAATGTGGAAGTAGGCTTCAATATATCCACTCCTTTGATATGTCCCATATTATATTCCATATCTTCACGGACATCCACAAGAAGAAAATCGATCTTTCCTTCTTCTCTGGCCTTCAATATGCTCTCCAGTTCGCCTGAACTGATATGACTCTTTTCCAATATTTGCTGCATTTTATGCCTTCCTACCAAGAGGGAACTGCACTGTTCCTCTTCGTATCTGTAAAATAATCGCGTATTGTATCGAAGTATTATTTATTTTCGGCAACGTACTCAGGTGTACAGAAGATACCGCAGTGGCATTTCCCTTCATTGGGAACCTCGTCATTGATCGCCTGGGGACAGGGACAGATACGGTCATCGGAACTTTTGAATTTTCCCAGTTTGGATTCATCCGGTTCTACCATATAACAGGGGCAGAACCGCTTTCCGTAAAGCATTTTATGTCTTGCCAGGCCGAGCTGTACACCTTCGTTGACATCATGCATCGGATGGTACTCCCATCCGAACTGTTTGCATACTTTGTCTGTGAACTTCTTTGTCTTTTCCAATTCAACCAAAAATTCCGGAGAACTCATATCCAATTGCTGCATCATTCGTATTCCTTTTACATCATATTTATATTTATCATTAGAGTAGTTATATCTTAAACCAAATTAATATATAATGATACACTCATAATCTAAAAATAAAAAGGCAAACTGTGCAGATTGATAACACTGTTTTGGAAAAACTGGAAAAACTCTCCCATCTTCGTATCGATGCTTCAAAAAAAGAAGAGGTGATGGGGCAGCTCACTGAGATCCTCGGATATATCGAGAACCTCAATGAGCTCGATACCGATACGCTCGATGCAGCTTTTTCCACCCTGCAGGGAGGAACACCTCTGAGAG contains the following coding sequences:
- a CDS encoding metallophosphoesterase family protein, with the protein product MAKITRRGFIKGAAVMSAAPFLTEANEKKPETLKFIHITDSHMDLSNNESVDAMILMVEFINKNHKDLDFVLFGGDNFNNNVEGNKDALAYKEIVEKLSCPAYHVRGNKESHPNPDDAIHLEEFKTLFVSSPALKVNGKDWLLETKGYALLGLDSCIEGANNGKYTEETMQFAESVLKTGKPTIILNHHPYTNYWKGTDPKDIHKYVLNNTEEVQKRLFGFDNLILTLSGHKHIDSVTKINQTNVIVTRGFIRPLDMDMYPMRLVEITEGKVSEKLIYTA
- a CDS encoding sensor histidine kinase, whose protein sequence is MFTKPKFTEYVMARLVTLAVFVFILFSVLIVIVMKEQVDTILAITLLGLAFALFIFSIYRGAKRMQNELEVINKYLKNLDEIEQIDYETRFFTHEFEEINENLIRVLKSAKKREDIKQRYNAKLKLKNRQRADMLSAIAHEFRNPIASIMGYSQTLQEDPDIPKELQEKFLGKVYSNGQKIESLLSRLILWNKFESGEATLHKSTFNILSLANEVKAALQESYKDREIEIIGEERTVEADRTLIELVLKNLMENALKYSKDTVTLKIDEDRISVIDKGSGISEKDLGKVTKKFYRSGTHNWDNSMGLGLSIVKTILTLHDSELEISSALDVGSTFSFKI
- a CDS encoding DsrE family protein — encoded protein: MRKVLLILLLAGMNLLLAEEHAAKVVYDLTTKDLEKFERNILKGIVVNKAHYESTLKEFDVTVVIHGGAYRFFTKDPENSIFKDDTALIKTYKDLAKRIASMAKNYDVEFLMCGAAMPRNKLEAKDVYNFVKIIPNSTIGLIDRQNDGYAYIPVGN
- a CDS encoding ferredoxin-thioredoxin reductase catalytic domain-containing protein produces the protein MMQQLDMSSPEFLVELEKTKKFTDKVCKQFGWEYHPMHDVNEGVQLGLARHKMLYGKRFCPCYMVEPDESKLGKFKSSDDRICPCPQAINDEVPNEGKCHCGIFCTPEYVAENK
- a CDS encoding rhodanese-like domain-containing protein, giving the protein MKKFMSLALLASICILPLTAGHPETDKLIEKAQKDAGEITPKALKAMLDKEEDVIILDVRESEQRAEGEIYADNYIAITRGNLEFQVLNKIKNKDARIITYCRGGSRGALAAQTLRKLGYKNATNLKGGLKGWAKAGYPIETGLGVTTLTKE
- the gatC gene encoding Asp-tRNA(Asn)/Glu-tRNA(Gln) amidotransferase subunit GatC, with amino-acid sequence MQIDNTVLEKLEKLSHLRIDASKKEEVMGQLTEILGYIENLNELDTDTLDAAFSTLQGGTPLREDIPRAEDNIAKDILSRAPESKDDFFIVPAIIE
- a CDS encoding thioredoxin family protein — encoded protein: MNTMKKVVMAYALLMATVLFAEIAWQPDLESAFDKAQKEQKVVMVMVEGEHCRWCKKMKYRTLGDESVEKRLVPYVTVKVMEENKKAVEALPKIDGVPTIFFMTADKELLESLVGYYKVDDFISFIDSVEQKVPLKKQ
- the dapE gene encoding succinyl-diaminopimelate desuccinylase, translated to MNVVDLLMKLLSFESITPDDAGSLAFIENYMEGFEAIYVNDEGVKNLFLTKEFSEGPHLCFAGHVDVVPAGKGWHTNPFVPVIKEGNIYARGAQDMKSGVAAFLETVRECDGFKGRLSILLTSDEEGEATHGTVIMLEHLKTIGMLPDYCIVAEPTCEMTFGDAIKIGRRGSINGYLTIKGKQGHAAYPEKAVNPVHQISTVLHRLAGIHLDDGDEDFAPSQMVITDIRGGMEVTNVTPGELKIMFNVRNSTKTTQESVKLHIDEVLEDMEHILVLTQGSYPFVTRHDSKVVGHLQQSIRKVTGVETKLSTAGGTSDARFMGAFGIDVVEFGVINDTIHAPNERTSIAEVEALYHVFKDLVAHFNDEE
- a CDS encoding rhodanese-like domain-containing protein → MQQILEKSHISSGELESILKAREEGKIDFLLVDVREDMEYNMGHIKGVDILKPTSTFQQWAQELFESTKDKYVIFTCRTGSRSGQVQQVFAQNGHNRTLNHIGGIMSYRGEVEK
- a CDS encoding YqiA/YcfP family alpha/beta fold hydrolase, whose protein sequence is MSKILFLHGFASCGKGEKYTALKAYFGEEKVLAPDLPYAPIEVIPFLEKILAKEPVDLIVGSSLGAFYATHLAEKYGMKAVLLNPSTEPYETLKMYVGWQQRYCDDERFEFKPVYIEQLKDLKGRIEHGRYLVLLQSEDEILDYTKAHLLYERHRVVIEYGGNHRFENIADYLCMIKNFKEKK
- a CDS encoding cache domain-containing protein; translated protein: MKQLNKISLWVTFLVLVILLASVFFFFTKSEKDRLATLSDHVTSNFEAGLAYEMSDLLTFSLALAEDGGLKNALSADDEAKGYEILTRITQRFRKYTHLKSLRIQVLTPDFFIFARSWDEGYEGMPIWWFRDDLRKLKTNKKPKVGMEVGRLLTFKATIPIYSGKKLLGYLEVIKFVDEFAEKLNKKGIDLFVLMDEKYLKQAELMQNFPFLHGYVIANHSFNPYLKKKIEMLDWKKLEGKSYIYEKKRLYILEPMYNGIGEKIGVYLLTLSREALDEYEKSNHRRSFFTQFSDEDMEEVVANWQHPYGSFKSGYDKDLIALLPKLKKEDKTALEAEAKEILREYSKEELIDIILQNKYNEKKIGVVK